GTACATTTACAGTCAAATACAAACGTGCACACACCCATGAGTTTCCAAACGCAGACACAGTCACAAATACACATATTCACAACCACACATTCACCAGCCACTGCCCTGACCTGACTGTCCTGTATCGGTTCACACAGCCAAGCTTATCCTGGGAAGGGCGGGCAGGGCTCACAGTCTGAGCCTCCAAAAGCCACCCCCATTATCTTCTCTGCCCATAGAAATCCTGATCTTGGGGCTCCTCCTGGCTACCCCCAGCTGCCTTGCCTACTCTGAGGACCTGGCCAAGTGCTTCCAGGGCCCCGATTATGAGTCCTTCCTCGTCACAGCCCAGGAGGGGCTCCATACCTCCCCGCTGCCCAAGCATGTGGTGGTAGTGGGAGCCGGCATGTCAGGCTTGGTAGCAGCCAAGACCCTGAAGGACGCTGACCACCGTGTGAGGAGGCTATGGAGGGGCCTCAATCACTTGCTTCCAGTTTGCTTCCTTGGGTGGGAAAAGACAAGAGCCAGGTTACGGCCAACTCTTGGAAAACTGTACATAACCCCTGGGTCTTTTAAACCCTTAACCTTTAAATATCGTTAAGTACAATTTGTGTTCTATGCTAACAGGCAAGGGCCACGTGGTGCTCTCTCCCCAGCCCATGGAGAGAATTCAGCTTCACCTACATTTGTCAGGGGCGCttggggcaggggcgggggcggggagcAGCCCTGGTTTGGTTATCCTGCACATTCAGGGATGCCAGAGCATGTGGAAGGTGGGAATGGGAGGAGAAGGTGGGGAGAAGGGACAGCATGTCTCTGGAAATGACAGAAGCGTCTCTGCACTCCAGGTGGCCATCCTGGAAGCCAGTGACCACATTGGGGGCCGAGTGGTGACATTCAGGAATGAGGAGGAGGGCTGGTATTATGATCTGGGGCCCATGCGCCTCCCCAAATCCCACAGGTAAGTCCTGGGAAAGGGAGGGAGCAAAGGGCAAGGAGGAGAGATGAGGAAGCGGCAGGAGGGGACCTGCTGCCATCAGGTCAAGGCCCTTTCAGATTTACTGTGCTACGTGATTCAACCCTACGGGCCAGGTCTAACACTCATCTCCCATTTAACAGAAGAGAAGACAGAGGCTCAGAGTCCAGCATCACACAGAAAGCCATAGATTCCCAAACTAACAATCATAATAGTTACCATTAACTCAGCAAATTGTGTGCTTTAAATATGAACAGTTTCTTATATGTCAATTATGCCATGTTAAGCTGTAAAATAATTATTGACAATAATAGCTAGCactttttgagcacttactatgtgccaggccctgtgccaagtgctatatgtatattatttaattGATCCTCCCAGCCCTACAGTTTGATACTCTCTTATTGTTGCTATTTACAAATCAAGAAACTGTGTTCAGAGATATTAAGTGACTCACCCCAGGTTCTCTTAGGAGAACATGACAAAGCTCCTTCAAAATCAAGGAGGTGCCTGGCACAAAAGCCTGTGCTGAACTCTAGACTGTATCAACTCATGGAAGGGTCTCTTGTTCTGAGGCttccaaaagagaaaagagcCCTGGGACGGCATCCCACATGCCTCCACAAATATCacctccttttttgtgtgtgaaaatgaGATTTATTATAGTCTTAATGAAGTATAAGGAGTTGTTTCTTACGATGCTAAGTAAATCTGACTAAATCCATTATGTCATttgcttaaaacaataatttaaaatagtatcttttctgaatccttttctttttgttcaaattttatttaaaaaggaaagcaacCATTAACTCTGAAATCAGCAACTTGTGTATGTAGTAATAATTCTTGGCTATTTCTGTGTGCTATAAAGATGTGGGCCTGGGAATTTTCCCTGGATTGAgggtagatttttattttcattgacacataaaaaaaaatcattgagttTGATTTAAGGAAAGCTGTAACTGTTAGTATTTCGATTGACATAACATACATACTTCAAGGTTTCATTCAGTCTCTtgacacaataaataaaataaaattatcattccAGATGTGGCTTTACATGTTGtcatgacaaaaataaaagaactaaagatgaatgagaaggaagtagagaaaaattaagaaatggaaagagagaaggagaaagagaaaaaagcaaatatgagCTTCATGTTCTTGAAGGAAAACTTGACTTTGGGATTAGATTTTTATTGCCATAAAAGTACAGTCATCATTCCAAGGTAagaagaacttatgaacacaaagaagaaaatagcagacactggggtctacttgaggcgggggtggaaggagagagaagagcagaaaaaataactattgtgtACTgagcttaatatctgggtgacgAAATAGTATGTACAATAAACCCCTATGACACGTGTTTGCCCAAATCTTCACATGTATgctcaaacctaaaataaaagttaaaaaaaaaaaaaactggagataGACACAGTCTTGGGGAGCAAACGACAACTTCTACGCAATTCAAaatttctgcttgtttttttttttaaactaaaattgaCCACCACTGCAGCCTAGGTAGCTTAACAGTGCTTGAACCATAGGAAACACTCATTAAATATACATCTTGATTGACTGAGTGACTGAGGACTTTGAAAAGTCAATATTTTATCTATGTTGGTATTTATATTATCACTTTTTAACTTCTGATCTGTGGAAATTAGTTATGTCTGGGACTTACCCTGGGATAGTAACCATATAAAAGCAGTGACCATCTAGTGACTTTTGGTAAAATAAACCCTTGAGAAAATAATGCATGTTCTTaacttttaagaaatgtataaataaaaatatatttaataatattaatacctCAATGAAACATTTGACAGATAATAAGGAATTTGAAAggtgcatttaaattttttcttattctatttaTCATCGGTGAAAACAAACCTcatcaacattttcttttaaaacaagttCAAAAAAGGCAGTGCCATAATTAATTTTTAGTGCCTTATGACTAGATCAGATTTTTAGCtttatttaatttagaaattataatCACAGACCTCAGAAACTTCACATCATTTCTCAGGAGACTAAATTCttctaatatataattttatgatttcatcttttatttcagaTTCAAAGGGTACATGTGCTTGTTTGTTAGGTGGGTATATTAcatgatactgaggtttgggTTATGAATGACCCTGttacccaggtactgagcatagtacctaatatGTAGATTTTCAGCActttcccccttcctctctcccactTCTACTAGTCTCCAGCTTCTattattgccatctttatgtccacgtgTACCCAATATTTGGCatttacttataagtgagaacacgtggtgtttgcttttctgttcctatgttaatttgcttaagatagTGGCCTTctgttgcatccatgttgctgcaaaggacataactttattccttttatggctgtgtactattccatggtgtatatgtaccacagtttctttacccagtccaccattgatgagaACCTATgctaattccatgtctttgctattgtgaatagtgatgcaatgaacataacagtgcatgtgtcttttgggtAGAActcattttcctttgagtatatacacaATAATGGTATTGCTAAGTtcaatggtagttctgttttatgttctttttttatatatatactttaagttctagggtacatgtgcacaaagtgcaggtttgttacataggtatacatgtgccatgttggtttgctgcacccatcaactagtcatttaccttaggtatttctcctaatgctatccctcccccagccccccaccccccgacaggccccagtgtatgatgttccccaccctatgtccaagtgttttcattgttcaattcccacctatgagtgagaacatgcggtgtttggttttctgtccttgtgacagtttgctgagaatgatggtttccagcttcatccattcccttgcaagggacatgaactcatccttttttattgctgcatagtattccatggtgtatatgtgccacatttcctttatccagtctagcattgatggacatttgggtaggttccaagtctttgctattgtgaatagtgctgcaataaacatacgtgttcatgtgtctttatagtagaatgatttaaaatcctttgggtatatacccagtaatggaatcgctgggtcaaatggtatttctagttctagatccttgaggaatcaccacactgtcttccacaatggttgaactaatttatactcccaccaacagtgtaaaagcattcctatttctccacatcctctccagcatctgttgtttcctgactttttaatgatcaccattctaactggcatgagatggtatctcactgtggttttgatttgcatttctctgatggccagtgatgatgagcattttttcatgtgcctgttggctgcattaatgtcttcttttgagaagtgtctgttcatgtcctttgcccactttttgatggagttgtttgtttttttcttgtaaatttgtttgagttcattgtagattctggttattagccctttgtcagatgagtaggttgagaaaattttctcccattttgtaggttgcatgttcactctgatggtagtttcttttgatgtgcagaagttctttagtttaattagatcccatttgccaattttggcttttgttgccattggttttggtgttttagacatgaagtccttgcccatgcctatgtcctgaatggtaatgcctaggttttcttctagggtttttatgtttttaggtctaacatttaaatctttaatccatcttgaattaatttttgtataaggtgtaagtaagggatccagtttcaactttctacatatggctagccagttttcccagcatagttgtagatttgtggtgttatttctgaggcctctgttctgttccattggtctatatctctgttttggtaccagtaccatgctgttttggttactgtagccctgtagtatagtttgaagtcaggtagcatgatgcctccagctttgttattttggcttaggattgtcttggcaatgtggactcttttttggtcccatatgaactttaaagtagttttttccaattctgtgaagaaagtcattggtagcttgatggggatgacattgaatctataaattaccttgggcagtatggccattttcatgatattgattcttcctatccatgagcatggaatgttcttccatttgtttgtgtcttcttttattttgtttagcagtggtttgtagttctccttgaaaaggtccttcacatcccttgtaagttggattcctaggtattttattctctttgtagcaattgtgaatgggagttcactcatgatttggctctctgtttatctgttatttgtgtataggaatgcttgtgatttttgcacattgattttgtatcctgagactttgctgaagttgcctatcagcttaaggagattttgggctgagatgatggggttttctaaatatacaatcatgctgcaaacagggacaatttgacttcctcttttcctaattgaataccctttctttctttctcttgcctgattgccctggccagaacttccaacactatgttgaataggactggtgagagagagcatccttgtcttgtgccagttttcaaagggaatgcctccggtttttgcccattcagtatgatattggctgtgggtttgtcataaatagctcttattattttgagatatgtttcatcaatacctagtttattgagagttgttagcatgaagggctgttgaattttgttgaaggccttttctgcatctattgagataatcatgtggtttttgtcattggttctgtttatatgctggattacgtttattgatttgagtatgttgaaccagcctttcatcccagggatgaagctgacttgatcgtggtggataagctttttgatgtgctgctggattggtttgccactattttattgaggatttttgcatccatgttcatcagggatattggtctaaaattctctttttttgatgtgtctctgccaggctttgatgtcaggatgatgctggcctcataaaatgagttagggaggattccctctttttctattgattggaatagtttcagaaggaatggtaccagctcctctttatacctctggtagaattcggctgtgaatccgtctggtcctggactctttttggttggtagggtatTAATTGTTGtgtcaatttcagagcctgttattggaaATATGGTCTCTTTTTTTGCCTTAAATGTAAACTGAACCCAAGATTTCCCTCCAAACACcactcaaaacaaaaaccagctgAACTAGCCCAAACCAGGAGTCTTTACATATGGCCTTAGACctactcagaaatggaaaattaaatttcaaattctgtCTGAAACAAAAGGCATCTATGTCTACTTTGGAGTTCTATAAACTGAGATTTCCTAAAGGATCTTAATTCAGAGATGGGTGAACTCCCCACCCCATATCCCTCCAGGCCAtgacagaaggaaaagaaggaatgcCCACAGCAAGTGGAAACAGGATGAGAGCTAAGGAAGGAGTTGGTCTGAAGTCCCTGGGCACACAAAGAAATTGCTTTTGCTGTAACTAGTTTCTGTTGTGAGGCCAGCAGGAACAAGATGCCATGGGGAAGGGGATCATGTTACGCCTGTCTCTGCTCCAGCCTTGTCTACACCTATATCTAGAAGCTTGGTCTGAAGCTGAACAAGTTCATCCAGTATGATGACAACACCTGGTACCTCATCAAAGGACGATGTTACTGtagctgggaggtcaaggccaacCCAGATCTCTTGGGCTATTCCGTAAGCCCCACAGAGAAGGGCAAGAGTGCTATGAATCTCTTCTACGAGTCCATCGACAAGGTGCCTTCTGCCTTACCCCAGCATGGGTCGGGGAGGAAGAGGGTTTGGCCTAAGGTCACCTGGCAAGTTAGTGGACCAACCCAGGTCATCTGACTCCTATTCAGTGCTCTTGTGATTGGGCCACATCTCTTCTAAGAATCTCCAAGAATGTTGCCACCAATCCCACTGCCCAGTCCCCTCTCTTCTCCTGTCCCTGGGTGGTTTGATTAGTGGCATTGGGAGGAAAGGGGACCACCAGATAACCCAATTCTTGGTAATGAATTAGTCCTCCTGGGTAGCAGTGAATGCCTTCACCTTAAAGTTTAGTCTTCAAAAGGTCTTTAAATGAAGGTGAGATACTTGGGAAAAGAGGAGCTCCTGAAACTACACTTGCCCTGGTTCTTCAACTCCCATCACCTTGCGCCCACCCAGGAATTCTGCTCTAATCTAAAGCTCCTTCTCTCTCTTACCCTCCTGCAGTTCAAACATAGTCTGAAAACATTCAACTGCAGCCACCTGATGTCCTTTTATGATTCTTACTCCACCAAGGTGTGTGAGGCAAAGAAGCCCCAGAATGGGGATAAGGGGAGGGGTCCATGTTCAGCCTAGGCCCTGGGGTTGTCCCTGCCTATCTGGATGTTCTCTTCCCACTGTCAAAACTGTCACATTTCTGGAGTCCTGCCCCACCCTTGCCTCGCCCCGTCCCCTGCTGAAGCCCCACCCTACCTACCGGGCCCTCCACCCTACACTTCCATTTACTGAGACCCGTCTCCACAGGCTTATCTGCTGAAGGAAGGGAAGCTGAGCCGAGGAGCAGTTAACATGATTGGAGATATGATGAACCAGCATGCTGGATACTAAAAGTCCTTCTTGGAGTCCCTGTGGGCTCAGAACCTCGTAACCAAGAATGACAAGTAAGGCTGATCTGGGGTTGAGACTGGAGTCAGCCTCTCATCCAGCACTCAGAGCAGAGAAAGAGACCTGggatttattgagtacttaccgTGTGCAGAAGCTGTGCTGAGCGCTTGCCAAGAATTGTGGCCTTTAATCCTTATGAGCCTCTGTGAGGCAGGCCCTATTGTTCAGAGCCATTTCAGAGGTGGAGCTGCTGACAAGCTATGGAGCCTCCCCAAGTTCAGACAGCTTGGGCAAGGTCAGCGCACTCCTCCTGGGAAGCAGAAATGCAAGGTGGCCGAATCCATGGGCTGTGGAGCTGGGCTGCCTCTGTCATCCTGGGAAAGTCACTTCTCTCTGGGCGTCATCTTTCCAAACGATCAAATCCCTCTCTGTCCAAGGGCTGTATATTAATTAAGGCGATGCATACGAAGTGTCCCGCACAGGGTGCAGGGAGCCAGTCCATCCCTTTCCAGGCCAGGAGCACTGCTGGTATCTGGCCCGCGGGCGCAGGTGCCTCCCACCCTCACTACCCCGTTCACCCCTGCAGCTTTTTCGAGATCACCGGTGGCTTTGAGCAGCTCCCCAAGGCCCTCGGCGCCAGCTTGAAGCCCGGCACCCTCCACCTGAGGTCCAAGGTGGAGACGGTGGTGAGGGACGGGCCCAAAGTCCGGGTCTCATACCGGGCGGACCCGCCCGCCTCTGTGCAGCGCAACCTCACAGCAGATTACGTGGTGGTCTCCGCCTCGGCCAAGGCAGTGCGCCTCATCGCCTTCCAGCCGCCCCGTCCACGGACAAGACTGATGCCCTCCGCTCCGTGCACTACACCGGCGCTACCAAGGTGGTTTTGGCCTCTGACCAGCGCTTCTGGGAACAGGAAGGCATCCGGGGCGGAGTGTCCATCACCTACCGTCCCTCGCGCTACATCATCTACACCAGCCGCAGCCTCCTCGACGGCAAGGGCGTCCTGCTGGCCTCCTACACCTTGGATGACGACTCCCTCTTCTTCACGGTGCTGAAGCACGACCAGGTGGTGGACATCGTCCTGGACGACCTGGCGGCTGTGCACCAGATACCTAAGGAGGAGCTGCGGCGCATGTGCCCCTCCTCCGTGGTCAAGCAGTGGTCTCTGGACTCCCTCGCCATGGGCGCCTTTGCAGATTTCACACCCTACCAATTTGTGCATTAGTCGGAGCAGCTCTCACAGCCAGAGGGCCGCATCCACTTCACCGGCGAGCACACCGGCCTGCCACCTGGCTGGGTGGACACTGCCATCAAGACCGGCCTCCGGGCCACCAGGAACATCCAGGCTGCTGTGGACCAGGAGGCCATGGTAGGGCAGGGACAGAAGCTCTTCACCAATCTCGAGAAGGGTTCCTCCCCCGAGAGCTATCCCTGAAGGAGTCTGGCAGGTGCAGGCTGGGAGGTAGGCGGAGGAGGCAGATACCCAGGAGAGAGGTCATTTTTAGTCCCCCGCCCCGGCCCACAAACAGGAACCCGAAATCCCAAAGAACCCAGTTGACAAGTCCTCAGGAAACATCACcccctctcctttttctcctcttttcttgcAGGAAGGAAACAGCAGAGCCAGGGTATATGGAGaggtaaggaaaaaaaacaaggatGGAGAATGACAGAATCCACCTGTGGCTTGGAGGAGATTGTCTCCTGCTATAACAAGAAGCAAAATTCTTGTCACCTACAAGCAAAAGCccctaaagaaacagacaaaagcaAAGCAAATCCACAGTATCATTCAACCACAAACTGGCCACATGGCCACAGCACACACCCCACAGCACACACTGCACAGTACACACCCCATAGTACACAATACACAGCACACACCCTACACTACACACCCCACAGCACACACCCCACAGCACATACCTCAGCACACACCCTATACTACACACCCCACAGCACACACCCCACAGCACATACCTCAGCACACACCCTATACTACACACCCCACAGCACACACACTTCACAGCACACACCCTACACTACACGCCCCACAGCACACACAGCACAGAAcacaccacacagcacacaccCCACAGCACACACCCacagcacacaccacacagcACAAACCCCACAGCACAAACCCCACAGCACACACCCCACAGCACACGccacacagcacacaccacacagcacacaccCCACAGCACACGCCACACAGCACACACCCCACAGCACACACAGCACAGAACACACCCCACAGCACACACAGCACAGAACACACCCCacagcacacaccacacagcacacacaccccacagcacacacacacccacagctCACACATACCTCACCATTGTGTGCCTGAGCCAAGGGCATCATGTCTTGGACCAACATGGAGTCTAGGTGGATGAGAGTGATGAGGGttgttttttgctcttttttagtGTGCAAGACTGGGATATTGGCTCCTTAGAGACGACTCCTGTCTAATAGACTTTTCCTGTCCACCTTCATCCCTCCATCACCAACCAGAAGACCCATCTCTGCCTGCCTAGCCCACACATGACCCTGGGAGGACACCATGCTTGTTCTGCACGCTCCTTCCCCACTCTTATCCTCTCTAAACCCAGCCTGTCCTTCCAGGCCCAGTCGAAgttctttcccctcccccaaaatCTTCCCCTAACATTCCCACCCAAACCCCAGGGACCTCTCCTTTGAACCACAACCCTTTTCCCCCAGAGTTTCAAATATTTGGCCTGCAGATCTTATTATGCTGCTATGTAACTCCTTCATAAAGGTGTATTATTTTGCCAAGGACTGGGACTATAGCTTGTATGCCTTTTTGTGTTTTCCTCAATAGCCATGAAACACGTATTATTTCCTGCAgcctctcaataaatatttgctacacACCTACCATATGTCAGGCGCTGTGCTGAgcaccagaaatacaaagaaggaGCCACATTATTACCTTGAATGAAACTTTACCACCACCTGGGTCCCCATGCCTCCAAGGACCAGCTCCCAAATCTGGATCATTTGTTATCAGAAATCCTTGGGGACCAAGGGCCATTCTTCAGTATTTGGGTCCAactagacaaaaagaaagaataaacaatgTCATAAACCCTCTTCCTGGAGAACATCCCCTCTAGGAAGCCCCTGGAGGACTCTGGAGACTAGCACAATAAAGTATTGGGATAGAGTGTTGTGGATTAAGACTGTGTATGGTACGGGAGGAAAGCGGTTAAAGAAAGGAAACTCACATTTCATTACTACAATTTGGTCTCTTGTTAAAAGCCTGCATTCTGGTCTTCCATTTGCCCCTATTTTAGTCAAGACTTCTTTAGTTTCAAGTGACAGAAATCAGAACCAGCTTAAGGAAAAGGAAGTGTTTTGGCTTGCACACCTGGGAAGTCTAGGGAgaagctggcttcacccagtgacTGGATTCAGGAACTGAAAGACGTCATCAATGTTCTCTCTCATTCCACCTCTTGGCTCTGCTTTCTCAAAGCACCTCTGTAttgggttgaatagtgtcccccaaaattcaagtCCactcagaacctgtgaatgtgaccttatttgggtctttgcagatgtaatcaagtagAGACAATGTCATAATGGATTAGGGTGAGCCCCAATTCAATGattgggagaaagagaaaattttaattatgaacatacacagagggaagacagctATGTGAAGATGAATGcagagtgatgcatctacaaacTAGGAACATCAAAGATTGCCAAAAGCTATGAGAGAGGCATGGCACAG
This portion of the Pongo abelii isolate AG06213 chromosome 1, NHGRI_mPonAbe1-v2.0_pri, whole genome shotgun sequence genome encodes:
- the LOC100451284 gene encoding LOW QUALITY PROTEIN: L-amino acid oxidase-like (The sequence of the model RefSeq protein was modified relative to this genomic sequence to represent the inferred CDS: inserted 1 base in 1 codon; deleted 1 base in 1 codon; substituted 2 bases at 2 genomic stop codons), whose product is MPFLPSEAHKNPGLSQSASYGSCLWYTWAVHSLTESQHSCWHLELPTLLQQLACLTVRKILILGLLLATPSCLAYSEDLAKCFQGPDYESFLVTAQEGLHTSPLPKHVVVVGAGMSGLVAAKTLKDADHRGCQSMWKVGMGGEGGEKGQHVSGNDRSVSALQVAILEASDHIGGRVVTFRNEEEGWYYDLGPMRLPKSHRVLIVVSISEPVIGNMVSFFALNKLGLKLNKFIQYDDNTWYLIKGRCYCSWEVKANPDLLGYSVSPTEKGKSAMNLFYESIDKFKHSLKTFNCSHLMSFYDSYSTKALLFRAISEVELLTSYGASPSSDSLGKLFRDHRWLXAAPQGLGASLKPGTLHLRSKVETVVRDGPKVRVSYRADPPASVQRNLTADYVVVSASAKAVRLIAFQPPXSTDKTDALRSVHYTGATKVVLASDQRFWEQEGIRGGVSITYRPSRYIIYTSRSLLDGKGVLLASYTLDDDSLFFTVLKHDQVVDIVLDDLAAVHQIPKEELRRMCPSSVVKQWSLDSLAMGAFADFTPYQFVHXSEQLSQPEGRIHFTGEHTGLPPGWVDTAIKTGLRATRNIQAAVDQEAMVGQGQKLFTNLEKGSSPESYP